The Aureispira anguillae genome contains a region encoding:
- a CDS encoding fibronectin type III domain-containing protein, translating into MKEILMFFLAYFLLSTLSYAQPCPGPVTPTYSEDFTTFLDPCWSEAQGRLATSTSLSGTSSSWTSDGFANSGSTGAAKINLYGTSADEWLLSPSIDLGTAATSYQLEFDIALTDWNNTSVTTLGADDTIAVVISTDNGATWEKANILQHWLAGSEPSHTGERIVINLAAYTGLVKIGFYTASSSTNADNDVFIDNFVVTNLASCAAPSALTATNITSTSVDFSWTENGTATSWEVEYGAQGFTQGSGTAAVTSNNPESIAALSANTSYDFYVRAICGAGDSSAWVGPFVLTTPCPTSYTPTYSEDFTTFLDACWSEAQGRLATSTTLTGTTSSWTNDGFSNAGTTGAARMEIYSTTRDEWLISPSIDLGTAATSYQLEFDIALTHWNSTAAGTLGADDTIAVVISTDNGATWEKANILQHWLAGGEPSTTGDHIVINLSAYTGVVKFGFYAASSVSNEDNNVYIDNFLVTNLASCAAPSALTASNITTTTADLAWTENGTATSWQIEYGALGFTQGTGTTALAGSNPHNQTGLMPSSDYQFYVRAICGAGDSSAWAGPFNFQTACGAIVAPWTESFSGGLPNCWTDRGNDAYIFNTSAAYGAAVAGDYTAGGGTNYAWVDGSGATGTFDTLTTPLIDISGLATPHLCFGLFSNNINDAGNNTIMIEFFDGAAWNLLATFQQNLGPAWAPLSYDLSSYTVTGNTQVRFIINTNSTGDAYNNDILIDEVSMNNGGCPQFCIAPSALGIANLLQTTVDLNWTENGAATSWQVEYGAQGFAQGSGTAVVTATNPHSLTGLTDNTSYDFYVRAICGGGDSSLWVGPFNFTTLANCPFPSALTATNITPTSADLGWTENGTATSWQVEYGTQGFAQGSGTAVVTGNNPENITALASNTNYSFYVRAICGAGDSSAWVGPFNFATPCALVPGDTPDDAIMVTSLPYSTTGKTDSCYMDSRGNASADVWYQYILAPCTDSLTVSLCGSAFDTYLRIFASDTTTQIFFNDDNCSTRSEVVIDVTASSAINPGDTIFILVEGYSSNEGAYNLNISDVVQCPPPPYYHIDQINSVDTNGVADSLGVIARIRGVVHCIDFRAGTGLEFFLAEYNNTGIKVFDFADVNGYAVTEGDSLEVWGTVSQFNGHLQFDPDSIVVVSSGNPLVMPTTVSQLSEATENKFVDFQNAWLVDPAQWTGSGSGFNVDVTNGTDTILVRVDNATNLYAQPAPTGIFHISGWGGQFDSSNPHTEGYQLFPCGIASVVPYVEDVAVTAFLNLDSTYCNVATVSGSVIITNMTANNTDSIPYTITANGIPLVMDTILMLNGNASDTITVGPISVSTTVAVVQVTTALNGDVDATNDTLAMTVSISNTAAAASVTATILCNNDSTGEVTAMASNGIGAYNYAWDANAGNATTAVVPNLPAGAYTVIVTDSIGCTDTASVTLTEPTALNASIVDNGDGTAVAVGTGGTPSYTFAWDAAAGNQTTDTATALVHNGTYVVTITDANGCTDTSSVVINFIGVQTIANLSSLNLFPNPTTHNAFVALDLVEQAEVQINIINSIGQVVESKNLGTVQSETVELNTAALASGIYMVQFNIGQEQVTRKLIVSKQ; encoded by the coding sequence ATGAAAGAAATTTTAATGTTTTTTTTAGCGTATTTTCTCCTGAGTACGCTTTCTTATGCGCAGCCCTGCCCTGGGCCTGTCACCCCTACCTATTCCGAAGATTTTACCACATTCCTAGATCCTTGTTGGTCAGAAGCTCAAGGAAGATTAGCGACTAGCACAAGCTTATCAGGTACTAGTTCTAGCTGGACTTCTGATGGTTTTGCCAATTCAGGATCAACTGGTGCTGCAAAAATCAATCTATATGGCACTTCTGCCGATGAATGGTTGCTTAGCCCAAGTATTGATCTTGGTACAGCCGCTACTTCTTATCAATTAGAATTTGATATTGCTTTAACAGATTGGAACAATACCTCCGTAACAACACTAGGTGCTGACGATACCATCGCTGTTGTTATCTCTACCGATAATGGAGCTACTTGGGAAAAGGCAAATATCCTACAACATTGGTTAGCAGGTTCTGAACCAAGTCATACTGGTGAGCGTATTGTAATTAATCTAGCCGCTTATACAGGGCTTGTTAAAATTGGTTTCTATACTGCTTCTTCTTCTACTAATGCAGATAACGATGTTTTTATTGACAACTTTGTCGTAACAAATCTTGCTAGCTGTGCTGCTCCTTCTGCTCTAACGGCTACCAATATTACTTCTACCTCGGTTGATTTTTCTTGGACAGAAAATGGTACCGCTACTTCTTGGGAAGTAGAATATGGTGCACAAGGTTTTACTCAAGGTTCTGGTACTGCTGCCGTAACTAGTAACAATCCTGAGAGCATTGCAGCTTTAAGCGCTAACACCTCTTATGACTTTTATGTTAGAGCGATTTGTGGTGCTGGCGACTCTAGTGCTTGGGTAGGACCTTTTGTTCTTACAACACCATGTCCAACATCTTATACACCTACTTATTCTGAAGACTTTACTACGTTCTTAGATGCTTGTTGGTCAGAAGCTCAAGGAAGACTTGCCACTAGTACAACGTTAACGGGTACAACTTCTAGTTGGACCAATGACGGTTTCAGTAATGCAGGTACAACTGGTGCTGCTAGAATGGAAATATACAGCACGACTAGAGATGAGTGGTTGATTAGCCCTAGCATTGATTTGGGAACTGCTGCAACTTCTTATCAATTGGAATTTGATATTGCATTAACCCATTGGAATAGTACAGCTGCTGGTACCTTAGGGGCTGATGATACCATTGCAGTTGTTATTTCTACTGATAATGGAGCTACTTGGGAAAAAGCAAACATCCTACAACATTGGTTAGCAGGTGGTGAGCCTAGTACTACTGGTGACCACATCGTCATCAACTTATCTGCTTATACAGGTGTTGTTAAATTTGGTTTTTATGCTGCTTCTTCAGTTTCTAACGAAGACAATAATGTTTATATCGATAACTTTTTAGTTACAAACCTTGCTAGCTGTGCTGCTCCTTCTGCTTTAACAGCTTCTAATATCACTACGACTACTGCTGATTTAGCTTGGACGGAAAATGGTACGGCTACTTCTTGGCAAATTGAATATGGTGCATTAGGCTTTACACAAGGTACAGGTACTACTGCTCTTGCTGGAAGCAACCCTCATAACCAAACAGGTTTGATGCCTAGCAGCGACTATCAATTTTATGTTAGAGCGATTTGTGGTGCTGGTGATTCTAGTGCTTGGGCTGGTCCATTTAACTTCCAAACGGCTTGTGGTGCTATTGTTGCCCCATGGACTGAATCATTTAGTGGTGGTTTGCCCAACTGTTGGACAGACAGAGGAAACGACGCTTATATCTTTAATACAAGTGCTGCTTATGGTGCTGCTGTTGCTGGTGATTATACCGCTGGTGGAGGTACCAACTATGCATGGGTTGACGGTTCTGGTGCTACTGGAACATTTGATACCTTAACAACTCCTCTGATTGATATTTCGGGGCTAGCTACACCACACTTGTGCTTTGGTTTGTTTAGTAACAACATCAATGATGCAGGCAACAACACCATTATGATCGAATTCTTTGATGGTGCTGCTTGGAATCTATTGGCTACGTTCCAACAAAACTTAGGTCCAGCATGGGCTCCACTTAGCTATGATCTTTCTAGCTATACAGTTACAGGTAATACGCAAGTAAGATTTATTATCAATACCAATTCTACAGGTGATGCTTATAACAATGATATTCTAATTGATGAAGTGAGTATGAACAATGGAGGTTGTCCTCAGTTCTGTATTGCTCCATCTGCTTTAGGTATTGCCAACTTGCTTCAAACTACTGTAGATTTAAATTGGACAGAAAATGGTGCCGCTACTTCTTGGCAGGTAGAATATGGTGCTCAAGGTTTTGCTCAAGGTTCTGGTACTGCTGTTGTTACAGCAACCAACCCACATAGCTTGACGGGTCTAACCGATAATACTTCTTATGATTTTTATGTTAGAGCAATTTGTGGTGGTGGTGACTCTAGTTTGTGGGTAGGACCATTTAACTTTACTACACTAGCAAACTGTCCATTCCCTTCTGCTTTAACAGCAACGAATATTACTCCTACTTCTGCTGATTTAGGTTGGACAGAAAATGGTACCGCTACTTCTTGGCAAGTAGAATATGGTACACAAGGCTTTGCGCAAGGTTCTGGTACTGCTGTTGTTACTGGAAACAACCCTGAGAACATTACCGCTCTAGCTTCTAATACCAACTATAGCTTTTATGTAAGAGCAATTTGTGGTGCTGGTGATTCTAGTGCTTGGGTTGGACCATTTAACTTTGCTACTCCTTGTGCTTTAGTTCCTGGTGATACTCCTGACGATGCGATTATGGTAACTAGCCTTCCATACAGCACAACAGGTAAAACAGATTCTTGTTATATGGATTCTAGAGGAAATGCCAGTGCAGATGTTTGGTATCAATACATTCTTGCTCCATGTACTGATTCTTTGACCGTTTCTTTGTGTGGTTCTGCTTTTGATACTTACCTACGTATTTTTGCAAGCGATACGACTACTCAGATCTTTTTCAATGATGACAATTGTAGTACTCGATCTGAGGTTGTAATTGATGTTACCGCTTCATCGGCTATCAACCCTGGTGATACCATCTTTATTTTGGTAGAAGGATACAGTAGTAACGAAGGGGCTTACAACTTGAATATTTCAGATGTTGTTCAATGTCCTCCTCCTCCTTATTACCACATCGACCAAATCAATTCGGTTGATACCAATGGTGTTGCAGATTCTTTAGGCGTAATTGCTAGAATTAGAGGAGTTGTACACTGTATTGATTTTAGAGCAGGTACTGGACTAGAGTTCTTCCTTGCTGAATATAACAATACTGGTATCAAAGTATTTGACTTTGCTGATGTAAACGGTTATGCTGTTACAGAAGGTGATTCTTTAGAAGTATGGGGAACCGTTAGTCAATTTAATGGGCACTTGCAATTTGATCCTGACAGCATTGTTGTTGTTTCTTCAGGAAACCCACTAGTAATGCCAACTACTGTTAGTCAGTTGAGCGAAGCAACAGAAAACAAATTTGTAGACTTCCAAAATGCATGGTTAGTAGATCCTGCACAATGGACTGGTTCTGGTTCTGGATTTAATGTAGATGTTACCAATGGTACCGATACCATTTTAGTACGTGTTGACAATGCGACCAACTTGTATGCTCAACCAGCACCAACAGGAATTTTCCATATTTCAGGATGGGGTGGTCAATTTGATTCTTCTAATCCACACACAGAAGGCTATCAGTTGTTCCCTTGTGGAATAGCTTCTGTTGTTCCTTATGTTGAAGATGTAGCGGTAACAGCTTTCTTGAACTTAGATTCTACTTATTGTAATGTAGCAACTGTTTCTGGTTCTGTTATCATTACCAATATGACTGCTAACAATACCGATAGCATTCCTTACACCATCACTGCTAATGGTATTCCATTGGTTATGGATACCATCTTAATGTTGAATGGAAATGCGTCTGATACCATCACTGTTGGTCCTATCTCTGTTTCTACAACGGTTGCCGTTGTTCAAGTTACTACTGCATTGAATGGAGATGTTGATGCAACAAATGATACGTTGGCTATGACTGTTTCTATATCAAACACTGCTGCTGCTGCAAGTGTAACGGCTACGATTTTGTGTAACAATGATTCTACAGGAGAAGTTACAGCGATGGCATCTAATGGTATTGGTGCTTATAACTATGCATGGGATGCAAATGCAGGTAATGCAACAACGGCTGTTGTACCTAACTTGCCTGCTGGTGCTTATACTGTTATTGTTACCGATTCTATTGGTTGTACAGATACTGCTAGTGTTACACTAACAGAACCAACTGCTCTTAACGCATCAATCGTAGACAATGGAGATGGTACAGCTGTTGCTGTTGGTACAGGAGGAACGCCTTCTTATACCTTTGCTTGGGATGCTGCTGCTGGTAACCAAACTACTGATACGGCTACTGCTTTGGTACATAATGGTACTTATGTTGTGACAATTACAGATGCCAATGGTTGTACAGACACTTCTTCTGTGGTTATTAACTTCATTGGTGTTCAAACCATTGCTAACCTTTCTAGCCTTAACTTATTCCCTAATCCAACTACTCATAATGCATTTGTAGCGTTGGATTTGGTAGAACAAGCTGAGGTTCAAATCAACATCATCAATTCTATTGGTCAAGTTGTTGAAAGCAAAAACTTGGGTACGGTACAATCTGAAACCGTAGAGCTAAATACTGCTGCTTTGGCTTCTGGTATTTATATGGTTCAATTTAACATTGGACAAGAACAAGTAACTAGAAAGCTTATTGTAAGCAAACAATAA
- a CDS encoding GNAT family N-acetyltransferase, which produces MLYLQKAKPQNASKWLRLVQENRQELEYWMPHLKEIRTIEDAQHYINKNAQVDFYLAAHIYEMWTTNALIGLIALHSGCIQQQRVALSYWLGKTYRGKGFATRACQLLISKTFVHFPIQTLCIDCQMNNQASQAVAVRLGFLFNSQEGDILHFEMHRKKWMEVHYDRLDLLGFLEEIDLPE; this is translated from the coding sequence ATGCTCTATCTCCAAAAAGCAAAACCTCAGAACGCTTCTAAATGGTTACGTTTAGTTCAAGAAAATCGTCAAGAACTAGAATACTGGATGCCGCATTTGAAAGAGATTAGAACGATAGAAGATGCTCAGCACTACATTAACAAAAATGCGCAGGTAGATTTTTATTTAGCTGCGCATATTTATGAAATGTGGACGACTAACGCCCTAATAGGTTTAATCGCTTTGCACAGTGGATGCATTCAACAACAACGGGTAGCCTTGTCTTATTGGCTAGGGAAAACCTATAGAGGAAAAGGATTCGCTACAAGGGCTTGTCAATTGCTTATTTCTAAGACTTTTGTGCATTTTCCGATTCAGACTTTGTGCATTGATTGCCAAATGAATAATCAAGCGAGTCAAGCCGTGGCTGTTCGATTAGGTTTTCTATTCAACAGTCAAGAAGGAGATATTCTTCACTTTGAAATGCATCGAAAAAAATGGATGGAAGTCCATTATGACAGGTTAGATTTATTGGGATTTTTAGAAGAGATAGATTTGCCAGAATAA
- a CDS encoding phosphatase PAP2 family protein — protein MTKKEQEEITLSKADASLQRKIDHFVLENRVYIGGFLLLWGMACFLLMGLVNKGEIILYFAGNRSEAQNLFFMFCTYIGEGYVYVLATIALVFVGYSRSLAICVNALLVLGVSQVLKTFFKHERPYRYFNNLLEQPELPNYVPDVVLLDGWTTSFPSGHTTSSFAFYTLLAFFIPNKWIKLLCLVLAFLVGLSRMYLVQHFLKDVTTGMLTGFLIAVVVYWAHELLSPEFKSKKFEFKKG, from the coding sequence ATGACTAAGAAAGAACAAGAAGAAATAACCTTGAGTAAAGCGGATGCTTCTCTTCAACGTAAGATTGATCATTTTGTCTTAGAAAATCGTGTTTATATTGGTGGCTTTTTGCTGTTGTGGGGAATGGCTTGTTTTTTATTGATGGGATTGGTAAATAAGGGGGAAATTATACTTTATTTTGCTGGAAATAGAAGTGAGGCACAGAATCTATTTTTTATGTTTTGCACCTATATTGGAGAGGGCTATGTTTATGTATTAGCAACTATTGCATTGGTTTTTGTGGGCTATTCTCGCAGTTTAGCGATTTGTGTTAATGCCTTATTGGTATTGGGAGTTAGTCAAGTTTTAAAAACATTTTTTAAGCATGAACGCCCATATCGCTATTTTAATAATTTATTGGAACAGCCAGAGTTGCCGAATTATGTTCCAGATGTTGTTTTATTAGATGGTTGGACGACTAGTTTTCCTTCTGGGCATACCACTTCTTCTTTTGCTTTTTATACCTTGTTAGCCTTTTTTATTCCCAATAAATGGATCAAATTACTCTGCTTGGTTTTAGCCTTTTTAGTCGGATTATCTCGAATGTATTTGGTGCAACATTTTCTCAAAGATGTAACAACGGGAATGTTAACGGGCTTTCTAATTGCTGTAGTTGTTTATTGGGCACATGAGTTACTTTCGCCAGAATTTAAAAGCAAAAAATTTGAATTTAAAAAGGGTTAA